DNA sequence from the Thalassotalea sp. 273M-4 genome:
TTTGAATGGGTTGATGCAGCTGTTCAGACGCTAAGGTTGGAAGATTAAATAGCCCGCACAGCAGCACTATTTTTAGCCTTGGAGTCAGTATTAAGAGCTGTTTTTTCACATTGAAATTCATCTAGTTACCAGTCATGTGGAGCAAGCTGAACTTTAATTGTAGTGGGGATTTGAGGCTTTGCTACTTCAACCAGTGTCTATCTTATTAGCGATATGTATAGCGAGAATAAAGCAATAATAAAAGAGTCTGATAAAAAGGGGATATGAGTAGGGGCTAAAAGGAATACGTGTTACTAGGCTAAAGGCCCGTATTCTTAACAACAATTCGGTAAATCGTTAGGCAAGAATACAGGCACTTAGTATATTTTTTAAGACGAGCGAACCGGTCCTTGTTCGCTCTCTAAATCGCTGGCTTGTTGTTCTAGCTTTAACCAACGGCTGGTTAAGGTACCGGCGGTCATTGCTCCAGAGACATTAAGCGCAGTTCTGGCCATATCGATTAATGGTTCAATGGAAATTAATAAGGCCGCTATCGCTACCGGTAATCCCATCGCGGGTAATACAATGAGAGCCGCAAATGTTGCGCCACCACCCACACCGGCAATACCAAAAGAGCTGATCACTGTAATCGCTATCAGCGATAAAATAAATTCTATTTCCATAGGGTTAATACCCACAGATGGCGCTACCATAACAGCGAGCATAGCGGGGTAAATACCAGCGCAACCATTTTGCCCAATGGTTGCGCCAAAAGAGGCGGCTAAGTTTGCGACCGATTCTGGCACCTTAAGCTTTTGCACTTGGGTTTGTACATTTAAAGGAATGGTTGCGGCAGAGCTACGTGAGCTAAAAGCAAACGTTAATACTGGCCAAACCTTAACAAAATACTCTTTTATCGACACCCCTACCAGAGAAACGAGCAAGCCATGAATCAAAAACATAATCGCAATCGCAACATAAGATGCAACAATAAACTCTAGGAGGCTTAGCATATCGCTTAAATTAGAACTGGCAACAACCTGAGTCATCAAAGCAGCAATGCCGTACGGGGTTAACGCCATGATCATCTTTACCAATCGCATAATGATGCTTTGCAAGGCAATAACACCTTGTTTAATGGGCGCAGCAAGTTGCTCAGACTCTTCACCTACCTTTCGGGCAGCTAAACCAAATAAAATACCAAAAATCACCACGGCAATAACAGACGTTGAGCGCAAACCACTTAAGTCGGCAAATGGATTTACCGGAATAAAGCTCACTAACATTTGGGGGATCGATAGTTCTTCGACTTGCGACTGTTTAGATTGTAAAACTTCCATTCTAGCGATCTCGCGGCTGCCTTCAATAAGACCATGCGCAGAAAGGCCAAAAGCATTCGCCACCACAATACCAACCAGTGCGGCCACCGCGGTTGTGATTAATAAAATCGAAATATTGGCCGCTGAAATTTTGCCTAGGTTACCTTCTTCGGTGTCGAGCTTCACCACCGCTGCAATCATTGAAATCAAGACCAGAGGCATCACGATCATTTTGAGCAGGTTAACATACCCCTGACCCAGGATATTAATCCACTCTAAACTGGTACTGATTGCCTCTGACGATGGCGCATAGAGTAACTGCAACCCTAAACCAAAACCACTACCTACAATCAACCCAAGTAAAACGGTTTTAGCTAAACTTGCTTGCTGTTTTTGCAGCTTATAAATGCCCAACAATAAAAACAAGAAAACCAATAAATTTAAAATAACCGTCAACGACATATACCT
Encoded proteins:
- a CDS encoding L-cystine transporter; translation: MSLTVILNLLVFLFLLLGIYKLQKQQASLAKTVLLGLIVGSGFGLGLQLLYAPSSEAISTSLEWINILGQGYVNLLKMIVMPLVLISMIAAVVKLDTEEGNLGKISAANISILLITTAVAALVGIVVANAFGLSAHGLIEGSREIARMEVLQSKQSQVEELSIPQMLVSFIPVNPFADLSGLRSTSVIAVVIFGILFGLAARKVGEESEQLAAPIKQGVIALQSIIMRLVKMIMALTPYGIAALMTQVVASSNLSDMLSLLEFIVASYVAIAIMFLIHGLLVSLVGVSIKEYFVKVWPVLTFAFSSRSSAATIPLNVQTQVQKLKVPESVANLAASFGATIGQNGCAGIYPAMLAVMVAPSVGINPMEIEFILSLIAITVISSFGIAGVGGGATFAALIVLPAMGLPVAIAALLISIEPLIDMARTALNVSGAMTAGTLTSRWLKLEQQASDLESEQGPVRSS